A single Euzebyales bacterium DNA region contains:
- a CDS encoding GIY-YIG nuclease family protein encodes MELVVLVITGVVVYYVVTGLTRWWNGYRNRHNLPLQVVALTVVVLVAVWVSQSATGARVADLAIGAVLVFGVLAVAVLAVAGWRRGRSRRAAESEAMTRPRRPPTRRSGSRWKSVDNAAGREVFVYAMGAFDKRNGECRTIKIGSSTAPELRLAQVQDEQVGRTETVRLLGWGPGGERRENMMHRRLNDWRYEASEWFEPSPEVLAAVAKLERLTDDGRQLTQATTTRSASQG; translated from the coding sequence GTGGAACTGGTCGTCCTCGTCATCACCGGCGTCGTCGTCTACTACGTAGTAACGGGCTTGACGAGGTGGTGGAACGGCTACCGGAATCGCCACAATCTGCCCCTCCAGGTCGTAGCGTTGACCGTGGTCGTGCTCGTGGCCGTCTGGGTCTCCCAGTCGGCGACCGGCGCGCGCGTCGCTGACCTGGCGATCGGCGCCGTGTTGGTGTTCGGCGTGCTCGCCGTTGCGGTGCTGGCGGTCGCTGGATGGCGGCGTGGCAGATCGCGACGGGCGGCTGAGTCGGAGGCTATGACGCGGCCGCGCCGGCCGCCGACGCGACGCAGCGGATCCAGATGGAAGAGCGTCGACAACGCGGCGGGCCGCGAAGTCTTCGTCTACGCGATGGGCGCGTTCGATAAGCGCAACGGCGAGTGCCGCACGATCAAGATCGGCTCCTCCACGGCGCCCGAACTTCGCTTGGCTCAAGTCCAGGACGAACAGGTCGGCCGGACCGAGACCGTCAGGTTGCTCGGCTGGGGCCCCGGTGGTGAGCGTCGCGAGAACATGATGCACCGACGGCTCAACGACTGGAGGTACGAGGCGTCGGAGTGGTTCGAGCCGTCACCGGAGGTGCTGGCCGCGGTGGCCAAGTTGGAGCGGTTGACCGACGACGGGCGACAGTTGACGCAGGCGACGACCACCCGTAGCGCATCACAGGGGTAG
- a CDS encoding DUF1232 domain-containing protein → MDQRAADRVLGDPVTAIVFVRDLLLLFKDCAFDARVPRRDKWVLAAVVAYVLSPVDLIPDVIPIVGQVDDLSIAVLGLRRLLRGAGRGVVEDLWRGTDDGLALLFSAAGMTTWKDTA, encoded by the coding sequence GTGGACCAACGTGCCGCCGACCGGGTGCTCGGGGATCCCGTGACCGCCATCGTGTTCGTCAGGGACCTCCTGCTGCTGTTCAAGGACTGTGCGTTCGATGCGCGCGTGCCGCGGCGTGACAAGTGGGTGCTGGCGGCCGTCGTCGCGTATGTGCTCAGCCCCGTCGACCTGATCCCTGACGTCATCCCGATCGTCGGTCAGGTCGACGACCTCTCGATCGCCGTCCTCGGGTTGCGACGTCTACTCCGTGGGGCCGGCCGGGGGGTCGTGGAGGATCTCTGGCGGGGTACCGACGACGGGCTGGCGCTGCTGTTCAGCGCCGCCGGCATGACGACTTGGAAGGACACGGCGTGA